A part of Rhopalosiphum maidis isolate BTI-1 chromosome 3, ASM367621v3, whole genome shotgun sequence genomic DNA contains:
- the LOC113559330 gene encoding troponin I isoform X3, with protein MADDEAKKAKQAEIDRKRAEVRKRMEEASKAKKAKKGFMTPDRKKKLRLLLRKKAAEELKKEQERKAAERRRIIEERCGQPKNIDDAGEDTIKRVIKEYYDRITKLEDQKFDLEYVVKKKDFEISELNSQVNDLRGKFVKPTLKKVSKYENKFAKLQKKAAEFNFRNQLKVVKKKEFTLEEEDKEKKPDWSKKGDEKKVKEEVEYEA; from the exons ATGGCCGACGATGAA GCTAAGAAGGCGAAACAGGCGGAAATCGACCGCAAGAGGGCCGAAGTGCGCAAACGTATGGAAGAGGCTTCCAAGGCCAAAAAAGCCAAGAAGGGTTTCATGACCCCGGACAGGAAGAAGAAACTCCGT CTGCTGTTGAGAAAAAAGGCAGCCGAAGAATTGAAGAAAGAACAAGAACGCAAAGCTGCCGAAAGAAGGCGGATCATCGAAGAACGGTGCGGACAACCGAAGAACATCGACGACGCCGGCGAAG ATACGATCAAACGAGTGATCAAAGAGTATTACGACAGGATCACGAAATTAGAAGATCAAAAGTTCGACTTGGAATACGTCGTGAAAAAGAAAGATTTCGAG aTCAGCGAATTGAACAGCCAAGTCAATGATTTACGAGGAAAATT cGTCAAACCAACTTTGAAGAAGGTCTCCAAATACGAAAACAAATTCGCCAAACTCCAAAAGAAAGCAGCGGAGTTCAACTTCAGAAATCAACTGAAAGTAGTGAAGAAAAAGGAGTTCACCTTGGAAGAAGAAGACAAAGAA aaaAAACCCGATTGGTCCAAAAAGGGAGACGAAAAGAAGGTAAAGGAAGAAGTGGAATACGAGGCATAA
- the LOC113559330 gene encoding troponin I 2 isoform X2: MADDEAKKAKQAEIDRKRAEVRKRMEEASKAKKAKKGFMTPDRKKKLRLLLRKKAAEELKKEQERKAAERRRIIEERCGQPKNIDDAGEEELAEICEELWKRLYTVEGIKFDLERDIRMKVFEISELNSQVNDLRGKFVKPTLKKVSKYENKFAKLQKKAAEFNFRNQLKVVKKKEFTLEEEDKEKKPDWSKKGDEKKGEGEDGDGTEDEKTDDGLTTEGESNAGDMTDATEDAQSDNEIIEPEPVVEPEPEPQPPSPAPEELWAYLKDTVCSNNPLSVDDLVDKLMTAVTAIPQPLLNSVVKDTIKKQKSIDEGLEGGPPAEGDPDAPADPSAAPADPSATPADPSATPADPSATPADPSATPADQTIETAVPTDPATEAAPTDPATAAAEPADPTTAAAAEVQPAPPAEGEQPAATEEVKPAEAPAAEATPEAAPAAAESVPEPAATA, from the exons ATGGCCGACGATGAA GCTAAGAAGGCGAAACAGGCGGAAATCGACCGCAAGAGGGCCGAAGTGCGCAAACGTATGGAAGAGGCTTCCAAGGCCAAAAAAGCCAAGAAGGGTTTCATGACCCCGGACAGGAAGAAGAAACTCCGT CTGCTGTTGAGAAAAAAGGCAGCCGAAGAATTGAAGAAAGAACAAGAACGCAAAGCTGCCGAAAGAAGGCGGATCATCGAAGAACGGTGCGGACAACCGAAGAACATCGACGACGCCGGCGAAG AGGAGCTTGCGGAAATCTGCGAAGAATTATGGAAACGGCTTTATACCGTAGAGGGAATAAAATTTGACTTGGAAAGGGATATCAGGATGAAAGTTTTCGAG aTCAGCGAATTGAACAGCCAAGTCAATGATTTACGAGGAAAATT cGTCAAACCAACTTTGAAGAAGGTCTCCAAATACGAAAACAAATTCGCCAAACTCCAAAAGAAAGCAGCGGAGTTCAACTTCAGAAATCAACTGAAAGTAGTGAAGAAAAAGGAGTTCACCTTGGAAGAAGAAGACAAAGAA aaaAAACCCGATTGGTCCAAAAAGGGAGACGAAAAGAAG ggcGAAGGAGAAGACGGCGATGGCACCGAAGACGAAAAGACCGACGACGGTTTGACTACAGAAGGCGAATCGAACGCGGGAGATATGACGGATGCGACGGAAGACGCACAAAGCGACAACGAAATAATCGAACCAGAACCAGTGGTTGAACCCGAACCAGAACCTCAACCACCATCCCCAGCACCGGAGG AACTTTGGGCATACCTTAAGGACACCGTGTGCTCGAATAACCCGCTCAGCGTTGACGACCTAGTTGACAAACTTATGACTGCCGTTACAGCCATACCACAACCCCTACTGAACTCTGTAGTCAAAGACActatcaaaaaacaaaaatcaattgaCGAAG GACTCGAAGGTGGTCCTCCAGCCGAAGGCGATCCTGACGCACCAGCGGATCCGTCAGCCGCACCAGCCGATCCATCCGCAACACCAGCCGATCCATCCGCAACACCAGCCGATCCATCCGCAACACCAGCCGATCCATCCGCAACACCAGCCGATCAGACAATCGAAACTGCGGTACCGACGGACCCGGCCACTGAAGCGGCGCCGACCGACCCGGCTACCGCAGCGGCAGAACCGGCCGATCCGACCACAGCCGCAGCGGCCGAAGTGCAGCCAGCACCGCCGGCTGAAGGCGAACAACCAGCGGCTACCGAGGAAGTTAAACCGGCGGAAGCGCCCGCCGCAGAGGCCACACCGGAAGCAGCGCCTGCAGCAGCGGAAAGCGTACCGGAACCAGCAGCAACAG ctTAA
- the LOC113559330 gene encoding troponin I 2 isoform X1: MADDEAKKAKQAEIDRKRAEVRKRMEEASKAKKAKKGFMTPDRKKKLRLLLRKKAAEELKKEQERKAAERRRIIEERCGQPKNIDDAGEDTIKRVIKEYYDRITKLEDQKFDLEYVVKKKDFEISELNSQVNDLRGKFVKPTLKKVSKYENKFAKLQKKAAEFNFRNQLKVVKKKEFTLEEEDKEKKPDWSKKGDEKKGEGEDGDGTEDEKTDDGLTTEGESNAGDMTDATEDAQSDNEIIEPEPVVEPEPEPQPPSPAPEELWAYLKDTVCSNNPLSVDDLVDKLMTAVTAIPQPLLNSVVKDTIKKQKSIDEGLEGGPPAEGDPDAPADPSAAPADPSATPADPSATPADPSATPADPSATPADQTIETAVPTDPATEAAPTDPATAAAEPADPTTAAAAEVQPAPPAEGEQPAATEEVKPAEAPAAEATPEAAPAAAESVPEPAATA; this comes from the exons ATGGCCGACGATGAA GCTAAGAAGGCGAAACAGGCGGAAATCGACCGCAAGAGGGCCGAAGTGCGCAAACGTATGGAAGAGGCTTCCAAGGCCAAAAAAGCCAAGAAGGGTTTCATGACCCCGGACAGGAAGAAGAAACTCCGT CTGCTGTTGAGAAAAAAGGCAGCCGAAGAATTGAAGAAAGAACAAGAACGCAAAGCTGCCGAAAGAAGGCGGATCATCGAAGAACGGTGCGGACAACCGAAGAACATCGACGACGCCGGCGAAG ATACGATCAAACGAGTGATCAAAGAGTATTACGACAGGATCACGAAATTAGAAGATCAAAAGTTCGACTTGGAATACGTCGTGAAAAAGAAAGATTTCGAG aTCAGCGAATTGAACAGCCAAGTCAATGATTTACGAGGAAAATT cGTCAAACCAACTTTGAAGAAGGTCTCCAAATACGAAAACAAATTCGCCAAACTCCAAAAGAAAGCAGCGGAGTTCAACTTCAGAAATCAACTGAAAGTAGTGAAGAAAAAGGAGTTCACCTTGGAAGAAGAAGACAAAGAA aaaAAACCCGATTGGTCCAAAAAGGGAGACGAAAAGAAG ggcGAAGGAGAAGACGGCGATGGCACCGAAGACGAAAAGACCGACGACGGTTTGACTACAGAAGGCGAATCGAACGCGGGAGATATGACGGATGCGACGGAAGACGCACAAAGCGACAACGAAATAATCGAACCAGAACCAGTGGTTGAACCCGAACCAGAACCTCAACCACCATCCCCAGCACCGGAGG AACTTTGGGCATACCTTAAGGACACCGTGTGCTCGAATAACCCGCTCAGCGTTGACGACCTAGTTGACAAACTTATGACTGCCGTTACAGCCATACCACAACCCCTACTGAACTCTGTAGTCAAAGACActatcaaaaaacaaaaatcaattgaCGAAG GACTCGAAGGTGGTCCTCCAGCCGAAGGCGATCCTGACGCACCAGCGGATCCGTCAGCCGCACCAGCCGATCCATCCGCAACACCAGCCGATCCATCCGCAACACCAGCCGATCCATCCGCAACACCAGCCGATCCATCCGCAACACCAGCCGATCAGACAATCGAAACTGCGGTACCGACGGACCCGGCCACTGAAGCGGCGCCGACCGACCCGGCTACCGCAGCGGCAGAACCGGCCGATCCGACCACAGCCGCAGCGGCCGAAGTGCAGCCAGCACCGCCGGCTGAAGGCGAACAACCAGCGGCTACCGAGGAAGTTAAACCGGCGGAAGCGCCCGCCGCAGAGGCCACACCGGAAGCAGCGCCTGCAGCAGCGGAAAGCGTACCGGAACCAGCAGCAACAG ctTAA